The Agromyces atrinae genome window below encodes:
- the glf gene encoding UDP-galactopyranose mutase, with protein MDLLVVGSGFFGLTIAERVANELDLKVVVIDRRDHIGGNAYSEAEPETGIEVHRYGAHLFHTSNPSVWEYVNRFTTFTNYVHKVYTNHGGEIFPLPFNLHTINQFFRSAHGPASARELIAEQASELTPGEAANLEEKAISLIGRPLYEAFVRDYTAKQWQTDPTELPAEVISRLPVRYTYDNRYFNDTWEGLPTDGYTAWIERMADHPNIEVRLSTDFFDESQPLNKAALVGRVPIIYTGPIDRYFDFAEGELGWRTLDFEQEVLPTGDYQGTTVMNYADSEVPYTRIHEFRHFHPERDDYPTDKTVIMREFSRFAERGDEPYYPVNTPEDRARLLAYRELGKAEEGVFFGGRLGTYQYLDMHMAIGSALSMYENKLKPALGTDA; from the coding sequence ATGGATCTGCTCGTCGTCGGATCAGGCTTCTTCGGCCTCACGATCGCGGAACGCGTCGCCAACGAACTCGACCTCAAGGTCGTCGTCATCGACCGCCGCGACCACATCGGCGGCAACGCGTACAGCGAGGCGGAGCCCGAGACGGGGATCGAGGTGCACCGCTACGGAGCGCACCTCTTCCACACGTCGAACCCGAGCGTCTGGGAGTACGTCAACCGCTTCACGACGTTCACGAACTACGTGCACAAGGTCTACACGAACCACGGCGGAGAGATCTTCCCGCTGCCGTTCAACCTGCACACCATCAACCAGTTCTTCCGCTCGGCGCACGGGCCGGCATCCGCTCGCGAACTCATCGCCGAGCAGGCGTCAGAGCTCACGCCCGGCGAGGCCGCGAACCTCGAAGAGAAGGCCATCTCGCTCATCGGCCGTCCGCTCTACGAGGCGTTCGTGCGCGACTACACGGCCAAGCAGTGGCAGACCGACCCGACCGAACTCCCCGCCGAGGTCATCAGCCGCCTGCCCGTGCGATACACGTACGACAACCGCTACTTCAACGACACGTGGGAGGGCCTGCCGACCGACGGCTACACCGCGTGGATCGAGCGTATGGCCGACCACCCGAACATCGAGGTGCGTCTGTCGACCGACTTCTTCGACGAGTCGCAGCCGCTCAACAAGGCCGCCCTCGTCGGTCGAGTGCCGATCATCTACACCGGCCCCATCGACCGCTACTTCGACTTCGCCGAGGGCGAGCTCGGCTGGCGCACGCTCGACTTCGAGCAGGAGGTGCTCCCGACGGGCGACTACCAGGGCACGACGGTCATGAACTACGCCGACAGCGAGGTGCCCTACACGCGCATCCACGAGTTCCGGCACTTCCACCCCGAACGCGACGACTACCCGACCGACAAGACCGTCATCATGCGCGAGTTCTCGCGTTTCGCCGAGCGCGGTGACGAGCCGTACTACCCGGTCAACACCCCGGAGGACCGCGCGCGCCTGCTCGCCTACCGCGAACTCGGCAAGGCGGAGGAGGGTGTGTTCTTCGGCGGTCGCCTCGGCACGTACCAGTACCTCGACATGCACATGGCGATCGGCTCGGCCCTCTCGATGTACGAGAACAAGCTCAAGCCGGCCCTCGGTACGGACGCGTGA
- a CDS encoding glycosyltransferase, giving the protein MQDPSGYAADSPARPRVASLTKYIPYAGIPHAGGQYALQHYAALAERFDVDAYAPSTQDNRDAMNALPDSVARAELISGTGPFRHGRFKLAADIDSVLRGSALNRSVQNEFMTDDTWVGHIENAGVVEFQWSETASLAPFVRERLPRMKTVIVAHDLITQRWSRLATGRKNPATRLAYSAAAELSRKRERQSLGAVDLVVVFSEKDASIARDIQPAANVHVVRPGLGGPELDTAPHRAAAPVVLFTGAMNRPDNYEGVLWFLAEVWPTVRSRVPGARFVIAGAQPPKHLSDRVAALSDVELTGYVDSLEPYYADAAVFVSPIFTGAGVKFKTIDAMLRGVPIVSTAVGAEGVGSPDLYAGVHNDVPGFAAAVTAALLSPDEVAVDRAQQWASENFGFGQFRESLLELYSELLS; this is encoded by the coding sequence ATGCAGGACCCCAGCGGATACGCCGCCGATTCCCCAGCGCGCCCGCGAGTCGCGAGCCTGACGAAGTATATCCCGTACGCCGGAATCCCCCACGCGGGAGGGCAGTACGCACTGCAGCACTACGCGGCACTCGCCGAGCGTTTCGACGTCGACGCCTACGCGCCGTCGACGCAGGACAACCGTGACGCCATGAACGCGCTTCCCGACTCCGTCGCGCGCGCTGAGCTCATCTCGGGCACGGGTCCGTTCCGTCACGGCCGCTTCAAGCTCGCCGCCGACATCGACTCGGTGCTGCGGGGGAGTGCGCTGAACCGCAGCGTGCAGAACGAGTTCATGACGGATGACACGTGGGTCGGCCACATCGAGAACGCGGGCGTCGTCGAGTTCCAGTGGTCGGAGACCGCGAGCCTCGCGCCGTTCGTGCGTGAACGCCTGCCGCGCATGAAGACCGTCATCGTCGCCCACGACCTCATCACGCAGCGCTGGTCGCGCCTCGCGACGGGGCGGAAGAACCCCGCGACGCGCCTCGCCTATTCGGCCGCGGCGGAGCTGAGCCGGAAGCGCGAGCGCCAGTCGCTCGGTGCCGTCGACCTCGTGGTCGTCTTCAGCGAGAAGGACGCGTCGATCGCCCGCGACATCCAACCCGCCGCGAACGTGCACGTCGTGCGGCCGGGCCTCGGCGGCCCCGAGCTCGACACCGCGCCGCATCGTGCGGCCGCTCCGGTCGTGCTCTTCACGGGTGCCATGAACCGCCCCGACAACTACGAGGGCGTGCTGTGGTTCCTCGCCGAGGTCTGGCCGACGGTACGCTCGCGCGTGCCCGGTGCCCGATTCGTCATCGCGGGCGCGCAGCCGCCGAAGCACCTGAGCGACCGCGTCGCGGCTCTCTCCGACGTCGAACTCACGGGATACGTCGACTCGCTCGAGCCGTACTACGCGGATGCGGCCGTCTTCGTCTCGCCGATCTTCACGGGGGCCGGGGTCAAGTTCAAGACGATCGACGCCATGCTCCGCGGCGTGCCCATCGTCTCGACCGCCGTCGGAGCAGAAGGCGTCGGCAGCCCCGACCTGTACGCGGGCGTGCACAACGACGTGCCCGGTTTCGCCGCGGCGGTCACCGCGGCTCTCCTCAGCCCCGACGAGGTCGCCGTCGACCGGGCGCAGCAGTGGGCCTCCGAGAACTTCGGCTTCGGCCAGTTCCGCGAATCGCTCCTCGAGCTCTACTCCGAGCTCCTCTCGTGA
- a CDS encoding glycosyltransferase, which translates to MTAYTALIIAYKRDDLIRDVLAALALQTVPPSRIVIVDNGGELGDAALGGDRPECPIDVVPRPDNPGYAAAVNEARPFVRADGATRLLVLTHDADFEPELAETLLEILDGDDTIGAAGPVLHRASNRDRLFSAGGRLSRGGRASHVVDAPASGTTPAVDWLDGAIVLYSVDALDEIEWLDERYFLYFEDVDTSWRLRRAGYASVVSGDTLAYQDPGAHPTYLGIRNMTLFAERSGIGSVPNALAVARRVAEESAVAILDRRRPPLRDAWRGWRDGRRGLSGKPPVR; encoded by the coding sequence ATGACGGCCTACACCGCACTGATCATCGCCTACAAGCGCGACGACCTCATCCGCGATGTGCTCGCCGCTCTCGCTCTGCAGACCGTGCCGCCGTCGCGCATCGTCATCGTCGACAACGGCGGCGAACTCGGCGATGCGGCGCTCGGCGGCGACCGCCCCGAGTGCCCGATCGACGTCGTACCGCGCCCCGACAACCCCGGCTACGCCGCGGCCGTCAACGAGGCGCGTCCGTTCGTCCGGGCCGATGGTGCGACGCGGCTCCTCGTGCTCACGCACGACGCCGACTTCGAGCCCGAGCTCGCCGAGACGCTGCTCGAGATACTCGACGGCGACGACACGATCGGTGCCGCCGGCCCCGTGCTGCACCGCGCGTCGAACCGCGACCGGCTATTCTCGGCCGGCGGTCGGCTCTCTCGCGGCGGTCGTGCGAGCCACGTCGTCGATGCGCCCGCCTCGGGCACGACCCCCGCCGTCGACTGGCTCGACGGCGCCATCGTGCTCTATTCGGTCGACGCGCTCGACGAGATCGAGTGGCTCGACGAGCGCTACTTCCTCTACTTCGAAGACGTCGACACGAGTTGGCGCCTGCGCCGCGCGGGTTATGCGTCGGTCGTGAGCGGCGACACTCTCGCCTATCAGGACCCGGGTGCCCACCCGACCTACCTCGGCATCCGCAACATGACGCTCTTCGCCGAGCGGTCGGGCATCGGCTCGGTGCCGAACGCCCTCGCCGTGGCTCGACGCGTCGCCGAGGAGAGCGCCGTCGCGATCCTCGACCGACGCCGGCCGCCGCTCCGTGACGCGTGGCGCGGCTGGCGCGACGGGCGCCGCGGGCTCTCGGGCAAGCCGCCCGTCCGCTAG
- a CDS encoding DUF2304 domain-containing protein: MIVAFGIILAAVILIFVIWMLLARRLREKYAALWLIIGLAVLVLGLWPQLLLALTDFLGVQVPANLLFSAAIVLLLAVALHHSWELSQAEDEIRRSAEESAIARAEIQRLSERLDALEGRSTDDGRNEPPTARPDAL; the protein is encoded by the coding sequence ATGATCGTCGCTTTCGGCATCATCCTCGCCGCCGTCATCCTGATCTTCGTCATCTGGATGCTGCTCGCGCGGCGCCTCCGCGAAAAGTACGCGGCCCTGTGGCTCATCATCGGTCTCGCGGTGCTCGTGCTCGGCCTCTGGCCGCAGCTGCTCCTCGCCCTCACCGACTTCCTCGGCGTGCAGGTGCCGGCGAACCTGCTGTTCTCGGCGGCCATCGTGCTGCTCCTCGCCGTCGCCCTGCACCACTCGTGGGAGCTGTCGCAGGCTGAGGACGAGATCCGGCGCTCCGCTGAGGAGTCCGCGATCGCGCGCGCCGAGATCCAGCGGCTCTCGGAGCGTCTCGACGCGCTCGAGGGGCGCTCGACGGATGACGGTCGGAACGAACCTCCGACGGCTCGGCCCGACGCGCTCTAG
- a CDS encoding glycosyltransferase family 2 protein gives MSEPSDRVLIIVPAWNEARSVGGTVREIRSGNPLYDIAVIDDGSTDDTAEVARQAGAIVLQLPFNLGVGGAMRTGFTYAQRHGYTRVIQVDADGQHNPSDIDRVLEGLERADISIGARFADVGDYTVRGPRRWAMIVLAKVVSRVAGTTLTDVTSGFRAANERAVAQYVRYYPAEYLGDTLDSLVAACHAGLTVTQVPVAMRPRVHGTPSQSPVGAAIYLLRSVVALTLAIMRRPSRKAVAA, from the coding sequence ATGAGTGAGCCGTCCGACCGCGTCCTGATCATCGTTCCCGCGTGGAACGAGGCCCGAAGCGTCGGCGGAACCGTGCGCGAGATCCGCTCCGGCAACCCGCTGTACGACATCGCCGTCATCGACGACGGGTCGACGGATGACACGGCCGAGGTCGCCCGTCAGGCCGGTGCGATCGTGCTGCAGCTGCCGTTCAACCTCGGTGTCGGCGGAGCGATGCGCACGGGCTTCACCTACGCGCAGCGTCACGGCTACACGCGCGTCATCCAGGTCGACGCCGACGGTCAGCACAACCCGTCCGACATCGATCGCGTGCTCGAAGGACTCGAGCGCGCCGACATCTCGATCGGTGCGCGCTTCGCCGACGTCGGTGACTACACCGTGCGCGGACCCCGCCGCTGGGCGATGATCGTGCTCGCGAAGGTCGTCTCCCGCGTCGCGGGCACGACCCTCACCGACGTCACGAGCGGATTCCGCGCGGCCAACGAGCGCGCCGTCGCGCAGTACGTGCGCTACTACCCGGCCGAGTACCTCGGCGACACGCTCGACTCGCTCGTGGCGGCGTGCCACGCGGGCCTCACGGTCACGCAGGTGCCCGTCGCGATGCGCCCGCGCGTGCACGGAACGCCGAGCCAGAGCCCGGTCGGCGCCGCGATCTACCTGCTGCGCTCCGTCGTGGCCCTCACTCTCGCGATCATGCGTCGCCCGTCGCGGAAGGCGGTCGCCGCATGA
- a CDS encoding DUF6541 family protein, whose product MDWVGLAFAALTGIAVLGVVGLVLSWALGLRGFWAIAVAPAFAVTVIAGTAVVAGFAGIGWSILPVVVVTIVLAAVLRGARFLVERRFGAPAPTERRRFDGWLLTGVILAALIITVRFAQIIGDPGNISQTFDNIFHLNAVRFMLETGDASSLDIGRMTNPGGSLGFYPAAWHASVALIVQLSGASIPAAVNAFTLVISAVIWPLGILLLTRSLFAAARARLDSRVLVLFAGLLAASLPTFPFLLMDYGVLYPYQLGLALVPAALAVTLAALGLDRTSTLGVARVWWVVALLGILPGLAIAHPTAFVSWLALSLPMVIAFAVQRWRAAASAGGRVLVVALFLAYGGVGFVALRVLRPPGEARGWPPVTTIADAAQQVLLGSTWYAIPAVLAAILVIVGIVWAFIVRTPGAIVAVGMYLVAAYLFVNVAALSIPSLRDLFTGTWYNNIPRLAALLPIVMVPLGAFGIACTATWLANRAAVRRTLDAAPRWAKAALGGVVVVGAVAALQAGPVPRAVEWASRVFAVTPDSALLSTDEFALLDRLDEHVPEGIAIAGSPWTGSSLAFAITGRPVLMPHTLMEISDDLELINDELGEATPGSAVCSAVDDLDVGFVLDFGGREVHPGEHVFPGLTDLENSDAVRLVDEQGAARLFEIVACG is encoded by the coding sequence GTGGATTGGGTGGGACTCGCCTTCGCAGCCCTGACGGGGATCGCCGTGCTCGGCGTCGTCGGGCTCGTGCTCTCGTGGGCTCTCGGGCTGCGCGGCTTCTGGGCGATCGCGGTCGCACCGGCATTCGCCGTCACCGTGATCGCCGGCACCGCTGTCGTCGCGGGCTTCGCGGGTATCGGCTGGTCGATCCTGCCGGTCGTCGTCGTGACGATCGTGCTCGCCGCGGTGCTGCGCGGTGCGCGCTTCCTCGTCGAGCGCCGGTTCGGTGCGCCCGCGCCGACCGAGCGGCGTCGCTTCGACGGATGGCTGCTGACCGGCGTCATCCTCGCCGCCCTCATCATCACGGTGCGCTTCGCTCAGATCATCGGTGATCCGGGCAACATCTCGCAGACCTTCGACAACATCTTCCACCTGAACGCCGTGCGCTTCATGCTCGAGACGGGCGACGCCTCGTCGCTCGACATCGGCCGAATGACGAACCCCGGAGGCAGCCTCGGGTTCTACCCGGCCGCGTGGCACGCATCCGTCGCCCTCATCGTGCAGCTCTCGGGTGCGAGCATCCCGGCAGCCGTCAACGCGTTCACGCTCGTCATCTCGGCGGTCATCTGGCCGCTCGGCATCCTGCTGCTCACGCGTTCGCTCTTCGCCGCCGCGCGCGCCCGCCTCGATTCGCGCGTGCTCGTGCTCTTCGCCGGTCTGCTCGCGGCCTCGCTCCCGACGTTCCCGTTCCTCCTCATGGACTACGGGGTGCTCTACCCGTACCAGCTCGGTCTTGCCCTCGTGCCGGCCGCCCTCGCGGTGACGCTCGCCGCCCTCGGCCTCGATCGCACGAGCACGCTCGGTGTCGCCCGTGTCTGGTGGGTCGTCGCGCTCCTCGGCATCCTCCCCGGGCTCGCGATCGCGCACCCCACGGCGTTCGTGAGCTGGCTCGCGCTCAGCCTGCCGATGGTGATCGCCTTCGCCGTCCAGCGCTGGCGCGCCGCGGCATCGGCGGGAGGCCGCGTTCTCGTCGTCGCACTCTTCCTCGCTTACGGCGGCGTCGGATTCGTCGCCCTCCGCGTGCTGCGCCCGCCGGGTGAGGCGCGCGGGTGGCCGCCCGTCACGACGATCGCGGATGCCGCGCAGCAGGTGCTCCTCGGCTCGACCTGGTACGCGATCCCCGCCGTGCTCGCCGCGATCCTCGTCATCGTCGGAATCGTGTGGGCGTTCATCGTGCGAACGCCCGGTGCGATCGTCGCCGTCGGCATGTACCTCGTGGCCGCGTACCTCTTCGTCAACGTCGCCGCGCTCTCGATCCCGTCGCTCCGCGACCTCTTCACGGGCACCTGGTACAACAACATCCCGCGCCTCGCGGCGCTCCTGCCGATCGTCATGGTGCCGCTCGGGGCATTCGGCATCGCGTGCACGGCGACGTGGCTCGCGAACCGCGCGGCCGTGCGCCGCACCCTCGACGCCGCGCCGCGCTGGGCGAAGGCCGCGCTCGGCGGTGTCGTCGTCGTGGGCGCCGTCGCCGCACTCCAGGCCGGGCCCGTGCCTCGTGCCGTCGAGTGGGCGAGCCGCGTGTTCGCGGTCACCCCCGACTCTGCGCTCCTCTCGACCGACGAATTCGCGCTCCTCGATCGCCTCGACGAGCACGTGCCCGAGGGCATCGCCATCGCGGGCAGTCCGTGGACGGGGTCGTCGCTCGCCTTCGCCATCACGGGTCGCCCCGTGCTCATGCCGCACACCCTCATGGAGATCAGCGACGACCTCGAGCTCATCAACGACGAGCTCGGCGAGGCGACGCCCGGCAGCGCCGTCTGCTCCGCCGTCGACGATCTCGACGTCGGATTCGTGCTCGACTTCGGCGGCCGCGAGGTGCACCCCGGCGAGCACGTCTTCCCCGGCTTGACCGACCTCGAGAACTCCGACGCCGTGCGTCTCGTCGACGAGCAGGGCGCGGCTCGCCTCTTCGAGATCGTCGCGTGTGGCTAG
- the rfbA gene encoding glucose-1-phosphate thymidylyltransferase RfbA — protein sequence MRGIILAGGSGTRLWPITKGISKQLMPIFDKPMIYYPLSTLMMAGINEILIITTPEYNAQFRALLGDGSQLGIRLEYAEQPSPDGLAQAFIIGEEFIGDESVALVLGDNIFHGAGLGTALRTNTDIDGARIFAYHVANPRDYGVVEFDDDGTVLSIEEKPVVPKSNYAVPGLYFYDNTVVEIAKTIEPSARGELEISTVNERYLHEGRLSVQVLDRGTAWLDTGTFTSMMQAGDYVRVIEERQGFKIGCIEEIAWRAGWIDDAELRELARPLVKSGYGTYLEQLLDS from the coding sequence ATGCGCGGAATCATCCTCGCCGGCGGATCGGGCACGCGCCTGTGGCCGATCACCAAGGGCATCTCGAAGCAGCTCATGCCGATCTTCGACAAGCCCATGATCTACTACCCGCTCTCGACGCTCATGATGGCGGGCATCAACGAGATCCTCATCATCACGACGCCTGAGTACAACGCGCAGTTCCGCGCCCTGCTCGGTGACGGCTCGCAGCTCGGCATCCGTCTCGAGTACGCCGAGCAGCCGTCGCCCGACGGCCTCGCGCAGGCCTTCATCATCGGCGAGGAATTCATCGGCGACGAGTCGGTCGCCCTCGTGCTCGGCGACAACATCTTCCACGGCGCGGGCCTCGGCACCGCGCTCCGCACGAACACCGACATCGACGGCGCGCGCATCTTCGCGTACCACGTGGCGAACCCGCGCGACTACGGCGTCGTCGAGTTCGACGACGACGGCACCGTGCTCTCGATCGAAGAGAAGCCCGTCGTGCCGAAGAGCAACTACGCCGTGCCGGGTCTCTACTTCTACGACAACACGGTCGTCGAGATCGCGAAGACGATCGAACCGAGCGCACGCGGCGAGCTCGAGATCTCGACCGTCAACGAGCGCTACCTGCACGAGGGGCGCTTGAGCGTCCAGGTGCTCGACCGCGGCACGGCGTGGCTCGACACGGGAACGTTCACGTCGATGATGCAGGCCGGCGACTACGTGCGCGTCATCGAGGAGCGCCAGGGCTTCAAGATCGGCTGCATCGAAGAGATCGCCTGGCGCGCCGGCTGGATCGACGACGCCGAGCTCCGCGAACTCGCCCGCCCGCTCGTCAAGAGCGGCTACGGCACTTACCTGGAGCAGCTCCTCGACTCCTGA
- the rfbC gene encoding dTDP-4-dehydrorhamnose 3,5-epimerase, translating into MQIRELSVPDAYEITPKQFGDDRGLFAEWYRFDALEDVVGHALDLKQANLSVSKRGVLRGIHFADLPGGQAKYVMAAHGAVLDFAIDIRVGSPTFGKWDSVLLDDVDRRAIYVGEGIGHAFVALTDDATVTYLCSDVFRPEREHGINPLDPEIGLRIPAEAGEALLSPKDAEAPTLAEALESGLLPTWEAARDHYASIATKGL; encoded by the coding sequence GTGCAGATTCGCGAACTCTCCGTACCCGACGCCTACGAGATCACGCCGAAGCAGTTCGGCGACGACCGAGGCCTCTTCGCCGAGTGGTACCGATTCGACGCCCTCGAAGACGTCGTCGGCCACGCCCTCGACCTCAAGCAGGCGAATCTCTCGGTCTCGAAGCGCGGGGTGCTCCGCGGCATCCACTTCGCCGATCTCCCCGGCGGACAGGCCAAGTACGTCATGGCCGCCCACGGCGCCGTGCTCGACTTCGCGATCGACATCCGCGTCGGCTCGCCGACGTTCGGGAAGTGGGACTCGGTCCTGCTCGACGACGTCGACCGCCGCGCCATCTACGTGGGCGAGGGCATCGGCCACGCCTTCGTCGCGCTGACGGATGACGCGACCGTGACGTACCTCTGCTCCGACGTGTTCCGCCCCGAGCGCGAGCACGGCATCAACCCGCTCGACCCCGAGATCGGCCTGCGCATCCCCGCCGAGGCGGGGGAGGCGCTCCTCTCGCCGAAGGACGCCGAGGCTCCGACGCTCGCCGAGGCGCTCGAGTCGGGTCTCCTGCCGACGTGGGAAGCCGCCCGCGATCACTACGCGAGCATCGCGACGAAGGGACTCTGA
- the rfbB gene encoding dTDP-glucose 4,6-dehydratase yields MNLLVTGGAGFIGSNFVHHVLEHTDHSVTVLDKLTYAGNRASLDGLPADRFRFVEGDIIDAELVDRLFAEHDAVVHYAAESHNDNSLDDPRPFLDTNIIGTYTLLEAARRHNRRLHHISTDEVYGDLELDDPARFTEDTPYNPSSPYSSTKAGSDLLVRAWVRSFGVQATISNCSNNYGPYQHVEKFIPRQITNVLRGERPKLYGTGENVRDWIHADDHSSAVLTILEKGVIGETYLIGADGEKNNKDVVELILSELGQPSDAYDLVTDRPGHDLRYAIDSTKLRAELGWTPRFSDFEAGLKETIRWYQDNEAWWAPQKDATEARYTAQGQ; encoded by the coding sequence ATGAACCTCCTCGTCACCGGCGGTGCCGGCTTCATCGGCTCCAACTTCGTGCACCACGTGCTCGAGCACACCGACCACTCGGTCACGGTGCTCGACAAGCTCACCTACGCGGGCAACCGCGCTTCACTCGACGGCCTTCCCGCCGACCGCTTCCGTTTCGTCGAGGGCGACATCATCGACGCCGAGCTCGTCGACCGCCTGTTCGCCGAGCACGACGCGGTCGTGCACTATGCGGCCGAGAGCCACAACGACAACTCGCTCGACGACCCTCGCCCGTTCCTCGACACCAACATCATCGGTACGTACACGCTGCTCGAGGCCGCGCGTCGCCACAACCGTCGCCTGCACCACATCTCGACCGACGAGGTCTACGGCGACCTCGAGCTCGACGACCCCGCACGGTTCACCGAGGACACGCCCTACAACCCGTCGAGCCCGTACTCGTCGACGAAGGCCGGCAGCGACCTCCTCGTGCGCGCGTGGGTGCGCTCCTTCGGCGTCCAGGCGACGATCTCGAACTGCTCGAACAACTACGGCCCCTACCAGCACGTCGAGAAGTTCATCCCGCGCCAGATCACGAACGTGCTCCGCGGCGAGCGCCCCAAGCTCTACGGCACGGGCGAGAACGTGCGCGACTGGATCCACGCCGACGACCACTCGTCGGCCGTGCTCACGATCCTCGAGAAGGGCGTCATCGGCGAGACCTACCTCATCGGCGCCGACGGCGAGAAGAACAACAAGGACGTCGTCGAGCTCATCCTGAGCGAGCTCGGCCAGCCCTCCGACGCTTACGACCTCGTCACCGACCGCCCCGGCCACGACCTGCGCTACGCGATCGACTCGACGAAGCTCCGCGCGGAACTCGGCTGGACGCCGCGCTTCAGCGACTTCGAGGCCGGCCTCAAGGAGACGATCCGCTGGTACCAGGACAACGAGGCATGGTGGGCGCCGCAGAAGGACGCCACCGAAGCCCGTTACACGGCGCAGGGCCAGTAG
- the rfbD gene encoding dTDP-4-dehydrorhamnose reductase — protein sequence MRFLITGAGGMLGRDLQTALAGRDVTAATRADLDITDEAAVIAAVAGHDVVINAAAYTAVDDAETDEDAAYALNALGPRNLARGAAAAGARLVQISTDYVFDGRGTSPYAEDAARAPISAYGRTKAAGEEFVSELLPDASYIVRTAWLYGEHGNNFARTMRTLAANRDTWSVVDDQRGQPTWTVDLADAVIRLVDADAPAGIYHGTSSGETTWFGFARAILETAGLDPERITPTDSSAFQRPAPRPDYSVLAHDTWAAAGLSPIRDWREALDVAAARGIIDPR from the coding sequence ATGCGTTTCCTCATCACCGGAGCCGGTGGAATGCTCGGGCGCGATCTCCAGACCGCGCTCGCGGGCCGCGACGTGACGGCAGCGACGCGTGCCGACCTCGACATCACCGATGAGGCTGCGGTCATCGCCGCCGTCGCCGGTCACGACGTCGTCATCAACGCGGCGGCCTACACGGCCGTCGACGACGCCGAGACCGACGAAGACGCCGCCTACGCGCTCAACGCGCTCGGCCCGCGGAACCTCGCGCGCGGTGCGGCAGCCGCCGGGGCGCGTCTCGTGCAGATCTCGACCGACTACGTCTTCGACGGACGCGGCACGAGCCCGTACGCCGAGGATGCCGCGCGAGCACCGATCTCGGCCTACGGGCGCACCAAGGCGGCGGGCGAGGAGTTCGTGAGCGAGCTGCTGCCGGACGCCTCGTACATCGTGCGCACGGCCTGGCTCTACGGCGAGCACGGCAACAACTTCGCCCGCACGATGCGCACGCTCGCCGCTAACCGCGACACGTGGTCGGTCGTCGACGACCAGCGCGGTCAGCCGACATGGACGGTCGACCTCGCCGACGCCGTCATCCGTCTCGTCGATGCCGACGCACCGGCGGGCATCTACCACGGCACCTCGTCGGGCGAGACGACGTGGTTCGGCTTCGCGCGGGCCATCCTCGAGACCGCGGGTCTCGACCCCGAACGCATCACACCGACCGACAGCTCGGCGTTCCAGCGCCCCGCTCCCCGACCCGACTACTCGGTTCTCGCACACGACACGTGGGCGGCAGCGGGTCTCTCGCCGATCCGCGATTGGCGTGAGGCGCTCGACGTCGCCGCCGCGCGCGGCATCATCGACCCTCGATGA